A portion of the Marinobacter alexandrii genome contains these proteins:
- a CDS encoding alpha/beta hydrolase-fold protein gives MTRKFFFSAFLFGGLYVFVALTTILVSFLLGQRLGELSSFGTWYLIQWLISIGWLLILLKYFHQREYRIAFWSLAVLTTAIIGHFILLIQLSSTHEITNSYVIASHFLPITYTLFGASLTLSETKKRYWLKVAGISICLYGLINFIATVWIANSLTALHDGSGTRATQWISIIEIIILVLLLLNFRKELQESKQQETYRKALLSNAINFVAFAVFLSSLFYGFKLNSEVKNLSKTSNYNEYEKKLANPFESRAYKNDQGESLPYRLLIPRNYDSNKSYPLVIALHGSSGKGNDNVKQVSRSLFAQLLSKPHNQVKYPAFVFVPQCPPYEDWGGITNIKSVDQLVLQSIFELEAEFPIDKNRRYITGISMGGFGTWHLISSKPEMFAAAVPICGAGNPEFANRLTDIPIWAFHGKKDRNVLVEGSRSMIQAIENEGGNPKYTEYPDQAHHISRNVENTPGLLDWLFAQKRE, from the coding sequence ATGACACGAAAATTTTTCTTCTCAGCTTTTTTGTTTGGTGGTCTTTATGTCTTTGTAGCCCTAACAACAATCTTAGTAAGTTTTCTCTTGGGTCAAAGACTAGGAGAGCTATCGTCATTTGGTACTTGGTATCTTATACAATGGTTGATTTCAATTGGCTGGTTATTAATACTTCTCAAGTATTTCCATCAACGTGAATACAGGATCGCATTTTGGAGTTTAGCCGTTTTAACAACTGCAATAATTGGCCATTTTATCCTTTTAATTCAACTTTCCTCCACCCATGAAATAACGAACAGTTACGTCATTGCCTCCCATTTTTTACCAATTACATATACATTATTTGGTGCTAGTCTGACACTATCCGAAACAAAGAAAAGATACTGGTTGAAAGTTGCCGGTATTTCTATTTGTCTATACGGCCTGATAAACTTCATCGCTACTGTCTGGATAGCCAATTCGCTGACTGCTTTGCATGATGGATCTGGAACCAGAGCGACTCAATGGATTTCTATCATAGAAATTATAATACTCGTTTTGCTATTACTGAACTTTCGAAAAGAATTGCAAGAATCAAAACAACAAGAAACGTATCGTAAAGCGCTGCTAAGCAACGCAATTAATTTCGTTGCATTTGCGGTATTTCTGTCTTCTCTTTTCTATGGATTTAAATTAAACTCTGAAGTTAAAAACCTATCAAAAACTAGCAATTACAATGAATATGAGAAAAAACTAGCTAACCCTTTTGAGTCAAGAGCATATAAGAACGATCAAGGGGAAAGTCTACCCTATAGACTCTTAATACCTCGAAATTATGATTCAAATAAAAGCTATCCATTAGTAATTGCATTGCATGGTTCTTCAGGAAAAGGCAATGACAATGTCAAACAAGTATCAAGATCGTTGTTCGCACAATTGTTATCTAAACCTCATAATCAAGTCAAATACCCAGCGTTTGTTTTTGTACCTCAATGTCCTCCATATGAAGATTGGGGAGGGATTACGAATATCAAATCAGTTGATCAATTAGTTCTGCAAAGTATTTTCGAACTCGAAGCAGAATTTCCGATAGATAAGAACAGAAGATACATTACTGGTATTTCCATGGGAGGATTTGGCACATGGCATCTGATAAGTTCAAAGCCAGAAATGTTTGCCGCTGCAGTTCCCATTTGTGGAGCAGGTAATCCAGAATTTGCCAATAGACTAACGGATATTCCAATTTGGGCATTCCATGGTAAAAAGGATCGAAATGTCCTGGTGGAAGGTTCTCGAAGTATGATACAAGCAATAGAGAACGAAGGTGGAAACCCAAAATATACCGAGTACCCTGATCAAGCACACCACATTTCACGCAATGTGGAGAACACTCCCGGACTACTAGACTGGCTCTTCGCTCAAAA